Proteins co-encoded in one Hymenobacter swuensis DY53 genomic window:
- the serA gene encoding phosphoglycerate dehydrogenase has protein sequence MPDTPAPLPYLIIDFDSTFTQVEGLDELADIALTGQPNQEAVVAAIRALTDRGMSGELKFSESLRERLALLPARREHIALLVERLKGKVSESIRRNRGFFEQFPGRVYIVSSGFREFIEPVVAEFGITPEFVLANTFTFDAEDHITGFDTTNPLSQDGGKILQLRQLDLQGPVYALGDGYTDYQIREAGLADRFYAFTENVTRDAVVARADEVLPSFDEFLYQNKLPMTLSYPKNRIKVLLLENPDPRAAELFRQEGYQVDTVPGGLDEDELAARIEGVSILGIRSKTQVTAKVLEAANRLMAVGAFCIGTNQIDLVGCMQKGVPVFNAPFSNTRSVVELALGEIIMLARRIPEKNPKMHRGEWDKSANGAFEVRGKKLGIVGYGNIGSQLSVVAEAIGLQVLYYDVAEKLQLGNAVKCRTLDELLQQADIVTLHVDGRQENTNLFGADEFARMKPGALFLNNARGHVVDVSALAAVLRSGHLGGAAVDVFPYEPKTNQESFESELRGLPNVLLTPHIGGSTAEAQRNIAEFVPERIMQYVNTGNTQQSVNFPNIQLPEQQAHRLIHIHHNVPGVLASINNVLAAHHVNILGQYLKTNEHIGYVITDIDKQYEPEVIQALREVEHTIKFRVLY, from the coding sequence ATGCCCGATACCCCCGCACCACTCCCCTACCTCATCATTGATTTCGACAGCACGTTTACCCAAGTGGAAGGCCTGGACGAGCTGGCTGATATTGCCCTCACCGGCCAGCCCAACCAGGAGGCAGTAGTGGCTGCCATCCGCGCCCTCACCGACCGGGGCATGAGTGGGGAGCTGAAGTTTTCCGAGTCGCTGCGGGAGCGGCTGGCGCTGCTGCCGGCCCGGCGCGAGCATATTGCGCTGCTGGTGGAACGGCTCAAGGGCAAGGTATCGGAGAGTATCCGGCGCAACCGGGGCTTCTTCGAGCAGTTTCCGGGCCGGGTGTACATCGTGAGCAGCGGCTTCCGTGAGTTCATTGAGCCGGTGGTAGCCGAGTTCGGCATCACCCCCGAATTCGTGCTGGCTAATACCTTCACCTTCGACGCCGAGGACCATATTACGGGCTTCGACACGACCAACCCGCTCAGCCAGGACGGCGGCAAAATCCTGCAGCTGCGCCAGCTCGACCTCCAAGGCCCCGTGTACGCCCTGGGCGACGGCTACACCGACTACCAGATCCGCGAGGCCGGCTTGGCTGACCGTTTCTACGCCTTCACCGAAAACGTGACCCGCGACGCCGTGGTGGCCCGCGCCGATGAAGTGCTGCCCAGTTTCGACGAATTTCTCTACCAGAACAAGCTCCCGATGACCCTCTCGTACCCCAAGAACCGCATCAAAGTCCTGCTCCTCGAAAACCCCGACCCGCGCGCCGCTGAGCTGTTCCGCCAGGAAGGCTACCAAGTAGACACCGTGCCCGGCGGCCTCGATGAGGACGAGCTAGCCGCCCGTATTGAGGGCGTGAGCATCCTGGGCATCCGCAGCAAAACCCAGGTGACGGCCAAGGTGCTGGAAGCCGCCAACCGCCTGATGGCCGTGGGCGCGTTCTGCATCGGCACCAACCAGATTGATCTGGTGGGCTGCATGCAGAAGGGCGTGCCGGTGTTCAACGCCCCGTTCAGCAACACCCGCTCGGTGGTAGAGCTGGCGTTGGGCGAAATCATCATGCTGGCCCGCCGCATCCCCGAGAAAAACCCTAAAATGCACCGCGGCGAGTGGGATAAGTCGGCCAACGGCGCCTTTGAGGTGCGGGGTAAGAAGCTGGGCATTGTGGGCTACGGCAACATCGGAAGCCAGCTGTCGGTAGTGGCCGAGGCCATCGGCCTGCAGGTACTCTACTACGATGTAGCCGAGAAGCTGCAGCTAGGCAACGCTGTGAAGTGCCGCACCCTCGACGAGCTGCTCCAGCAGGCCGACATCGTGACGCTGCACGTAGATGGCCGCCAGGAAAACACCAATTTGTTCGGGGCCGACGAGTTTGCCCGCATGAAGCCCGGCGCGCTGTTTCTCAACAACGCCCGCGGCCACGTGGTAGACGTGTCGGCGCTGGCCGCCGTGCTCCGCTCGGGCCACCTGGGCGGGGCCGCCGTGGATGTGTTTCCGTATGAGCCCAAAACCAACCAGGAGAGCTTCGAGAGCGAGCTGCGCGGCCTGCCCAACGTACTGCTCACGCCCCACATCGGGGGCAGCACGGCCGAGGCCCAGCGCAACATTGCCGAGTTTGTGCCCGAGCGGATTATGCAGTACGTGAACACCGGCAACACCCAGCAGAGCGTCAATTTCCCTAACATTCAGCTGCCCGAGCAGCAGGCCCACCGCCTGATCCACATTCACCACAACGTGCCCGGCGTGCTGGCGAGCATCAACAACGTACTGGCCGCGCACCACGTCAACATCCTGGGCCAGTACCTGAAAACCAACGAGCACATCGGCTACGTCATCACCGACATCGACAAGCAGTACGAGCCGGAAGTCATCCAAGCCTTACGGGAAGTGGAGCACACCATCAAGTTCCGAGTGCTGTATTAA
- the gloA2 gene encoding SMU1112c/YaeR family gloxylase I-like metalloprotein: MLPLLYVHHIAIISSDYARSKRFYTEVLGLRILHEVYREARQSWKLDLALGEQYVIELFSFPEPPPRPTRPEATGLRHLAFAVSDIEATVHHLTTHGVTSEPIRTDEFTGRRFTFIEDPDGLPLEFYEV, translated from the coding sequence ATGCTCCCGTTGCTCTACGTCCACCATATTGCCATCATCAGCTCCGACTACGCCCGCTCCAAACGCTTTTACACCGAGGTGCTGGGGTTACGCATCCTGCACGAAGTGTACCGCGAAGCCCGTCAGTCGTGGAAGCTGGATCTGGCGCTGGGTGAGCAATACGTCATCGAGCTGTTCTCCTTCCCCGAGCCGCCACCCCGTCCCACCCGCCCCGAGGCCACCGGCCTGCGCCACCTGGCCTTTGCCGTGTCGGATATCGAGGCCACCGTGCACCACCTCACCACTCACGGCGTAACTTCGGAGCCCATCCGCACGGACGAGTTTACGGGCCGCCGCTTCACCTTCATCGAGGACCCCGACGGGCTGCCGCTGGAGTTTTATGAGGTGTAA
- a CDS encoding DUF421 domain-containing protein has translation MLLATDIQPFDWNRIFFSDESPPLFLLEVGLRCFLTYLMVLGALRVTGRRGVRQLSIFELSIILGLGSAAGDAMLYHDTPLLHAAVVFGLVSAMYLLFNRLTERFPKFSDWLEGAPVLLVENGEINLPNFTKQNLTQKELFGELRQRQIEHLGQIRRAYIEATGDVSVYFFADEDVRPGLPIWPERKADKRHRAEQAGQYACACCAHIQTLAKGELAHCAVCHHDEWLPACDAKRIA, from the coding sequence ATGCTCCTTGCCACCGATATCCAGCCCTTCGACTGGAACCGTATTTTCTTCTCCGATGAGTCACCGCCTTTATTCCTGCTGGAAGTGGGCCTGCGGTGCTTTCTAACGTATCTGATGGTGCTGGGGGCGTTGCGCGTGACGGGCCGGCGCGGGGTGCGGCAGCTGTCCATCTTCGAGTTGAGCATCATTCTGGGCCTGGGCTCAGCCGCCGGCGACGCCATGCTCTATCATGACACTCCGCTGCTGCATGCGGCCGTCGTATTTGGGCTGGTTTCCGCCATGTATCTGCTCTTCAACCGGCTTACTGAGCGGTTTCCGAAGTTTTCCGACTGGCTGGAAGGCGCCCCGGTGCTGCTGGTGGAAAATGGCGAAATCAACCTGCCCAACTTCACCAAACAGAACCTCACGCAAAAGGAGCTGTTCGGAGAATTGAGGCAGCGGCAAATAGAGCACCTGGGCCAGATCCGCCGCGCCTATATCGAAGCCACCGGTGACGTGAGCGTGTACTTTTTTGCCGATGAGGACGTGCGCCCTGGCCTGCCCATCTGGCCCGAGCGTAAGGCCGACAAACGTCACCGCGCCGAGCAGGCCGGCCAGTATGCCTGTGCCTGCTGCGCCCACATCCAGACGCTGGCTAAAGGTGAGTTGGCCCACTGTGCCGTCTGCCACCACGACGAGTGGCTGCCGGCCTGCGACGCCAAGCGTATTGCGTAG
- a CDS encoding GNAT family N-acetyltransferase produces the protein MIIRPATRSDLHAVYRLWCELMDSHEQYHPVFGYHRMAEIELKQVLLHRLREPYTRFFVADTPDGLAGLLIAMYQIGNNGMHYKRRGYIAETMVRPPYRRLGIGRELFLTAKEWLLHQGADHLELQAAVANEVGRRFWAAMGFAPTTYHLVLPLVPPPGPHDWPE, from the coding sequence ATGATAATTCGCCCGGCTACCCGCTCCGATCTGCACGCCGTGTACCGCCTGTGGTGCGAGCTGATGGATTCGCATGAGCAGTATCACCCGGTTTTTGGCTACCACCGCATGGCTGAGATAGAACTCAAGCAAGTGCTGCTGCATCGGCTGCGGGAACCCTACACGCGGTTTTTTGTGGCCGACACGCCGGATGGCCTGGCTGGTCTGCTGATTGCCATGTACCAGATTGGCAACAACGGCATGCACTACAAGCGGCGCGGCTACATAGCCGAAACGATGGTGCGCCCGCCCTACCGGCGGCTGGGCATCGGGCGGGAGCTGTTTCTCACGGCCAAAGAATGGCTTCTGCACCAGGGCGCCGACCATCTGGAGCTGCAGGCGGCCGTGGCCAACGAAGTGGGCCGGCGGTTTTGGGCCGCTATGGGCTTCGCGCCCACCACCTACCACCTGGTACTGCCCCTAGTGCCGCCGCCCGGCCCCCACGACTGGCCCGAATAG
- a CDS encoding aldo/keto reductase, with protein sequence MQHRELGRSGLHIAPLVLGGNVFGWTADEATSFRVLDAFVAGGGNAIDTANVYSAWAPGHQGGESETVLGKWLKQRNRRDDVLILTKVGMQMGDGTKGLAKYYIRRSVEASLQRLQTDYIDLYQSHQDDETLPVTEPLEAYAELIKEGKVRAIGASNFSAARLREALEASTTHGLPRYESLQPEYNLYNRADFEKELQPLVLEYGVGVIPYFGLASGFLTGKYRTEADLSKSIRGSSIGPKYLNDRGRRILAALDAVVARHPEATPAQVALAWIMAQPGLTGPIASGTTPEQVTELLQATTLQLTPADVQELNQASA encoded by the coding sequence ATGCAACACCGTGAACTGGGCCGCTCCGGCCTGCACATAGCCCCGTTGGTGCTGGGCGGCAACGTATTCGGCTGGACCGCCGACGAAGCCACCTCCTTCCGCGTGCTCGATGCCTTTGTGGCCGGCGGCGGCAACGCCATTGATACCGCTAACGTGTACTCGGCCTGGGCCCCCGGCCACCAGGGCGGGGAGTCGGAAACCGTGCTGGGCAAGTGGCTGAAGCAACGCAACCGCCGCGACGACGTGCTCATCCTGACCAAAGTAGGTATGCAGATGGGCGACGGCACCAAGGGCCTGGCCAAATACTACATCCGCCGCTCGGTGGAAGCATCGCTCCAGCGCCTCCAGACCGATTACATCGACCTCTACCAGAGCCACCAGGATGATGAGACGCTGCCCGTTACCGAGCCGCTGGAAGCCTACGCTGAACTGATCAAGGAAGGAAAAGTACGCGCCATCGGGGCCAGCAACTTCTCGGCGGCCCGCCTGCGCGAGGCCCTGGAGGCCAGCACCACACACGGCCTGCCCCGCTACGAGAGCCTGCAGCCGGAGTACAACCTCTACAACCGCGCTGATTTTGAAAAAGAGCTGCAGCCGCTGGTGCTGGAGTACGGCGTGGGTGTAATTCCCTATTTCGGGCTGGCTTCCGGCTTCCTCACCGGCAAGTACCGCACAGAGGCCGACCTCTCGAAAAGCATCCGGGGCAGCAGCATCGGCCCCAAGTACCTCAACGACCGGGGCCGCCGCATTCTGGCTGCCCTTGATGCCGTGGTGGCCCGTCACCCGGAGGCTACGCCCGCCCAGGTAGCTCTGGCCTGGATTATGGCCCAGCCCGGCCTCACTGGCCCCATTGCCAGCGGCACTACCCCCGAGCAGGTGACGGAGCTGCTGCAGGCCACTACTCTGCAGCTCACCCCCGCCGACGTGCAGGAGCTGAATCAGGCCAGCGCATAG
- the blaOXA gene encoding class D beta-lactamase — translation MLSIRLLVFGLLSLLLWAAGPAAPAPAITERNLQPQFDQYNVQGSFLLCEEPAGRYVAYRLKRCRQRFLPASTFKIPNTLIGLQTDALSDTAEICRWDGVKRSFPQWNEDMTYARALRVSCVPCYRQLARRVGVARYQQWLQKLRYPGMVVTPATLDTFWLGGKSRISQFEQVDFLRRLQAETLPIEKRHQRAVKQLLILRKTPAYTLYGKTGWRFRSARNPDNGWLVGWLERADGRRAFFALNVEPRPGPVNDDQFIASRRAVTEAVLRELGWL, via the coding sequence ATGCTTTCTATCCGTCTGCTGGTATTCGGTTTGCTGAGCTTGTTGCTGTGGGCTGCCGGGCCAGCGGCCCCGGCGCCAGCCATTACGGAGCGCAACCTGCAGCCGCAATTCGACCAGTACAACGTGCAGGGCTCATTTCTGCTGTGCGAGGAACCGGCCGGCCGCTATGTGGCCTACCGTCTGAAGCGCTGCCGCCAACGGTTTCTGCCGGCGTCTACGTTCAAAATTCCCAACACGCTCATCGGCCTGCAAACCGATGCCCTGTCCGATACCGCCGAAATATGCCGCTGGGATGGGGTGAAACGCAGCTTTCCGCAGTGGAATGAGGACATGACCTACGCCCGGGCCTTGCGGGTTTCGTGCGTGCCGTGCTACCGGCAGCTGGCCCGGCGTGTGGGCGTAGCGCGCTACCAGCAGTGGCTGCAGAAGCTGCGCTACCCCGGCATGGTAGTCACGCCCGCCACGCTGGATACTTTCTGGCTCGGGGGAAAGTCACGCATCAGTCAGTTTGAGCAGGTGGATTTCCTGCGTCGTTTACAGGCTGAAACCCTGCCCATAGAAAAACGCCACCAGCGGGCCGTGAAGCAACTGCTTATCCTCCGCAAAACGCCTGCGTACACCCTTTACGGCAAAACCGGCTGGCGTTTCCGCTCCGCCCGTAACCCCGACAACGGCTGGCTGGTAGGCTGGCTGGAACGTGCGGATGGCCGCCGGGCCTTCTTTGCCCTCAATGTAGAGCCCCGGCCCGGCCCCGTGAATGACGACCAATTCATCGCCAGCCGCCGGGCCGTGACGGAGGCCGTATTGCGGGAGCTGGGGTGGCTGTAG
- a CDS encoding N-acyl-D-amino-acid deacylase family protein yields the protein MRFCLLLPLLLLPGLLTAQIPQRADILIRNGRLYDGTGNTWTLGDVAVRNGRIVAVGRLPANYPADTVLDAHGLAVAPGFLDVHTHIEDDEVRQPTADNFLYDGVTTVITGNCGSSRPDLRRYFRQLDSLHLSVNVASLVGQGTVRKAVMDRAQRQPAEAELTRMEALVDSAMRAGAVGLSSGLIYIPGTYTRTPELVRLARVAGRYHGLYATHMRNESDSVRQAIQEALQVGREAGVPVQISHLKLGGQQNWGHTDELLNLIEAARQSGQQVTIDQYPYTASSTSLSTLLPDAVQADGRDSLRARLARPAVRRAVEQFLVQRLKRKGLRHFSYAVVARFPPEPGYQGRSIEEINRLRRRPHTARAEAATVLDVVLQYDAGMVFHGMSETDVQNIMRYPQNMVASDASIRVWQEGTPHPRGYGSNARVLGHYVRELRVITLEEAIRRMTSLPAQTFGFSDRGLLRPGFAADIVVFDPATVADKSTFAQPHQYSVGMQYVLVNGRLTVREGKHTGQRAGQVLYGPGKQ from the coding sequence ATGCGCTTTTGTCTGTTGCTCCCGTTGCTGTTGCTGCCAGGCCTGCTGACAGCCCAAATACCCCAACGGGCTGATATTCTCATCCGCAACGGCCGCCTATATGATGGCACTGGCAACACCTGGACGCTGGGCGACGTGGCCGTGCGTAACGGCCGCATTGTGGCCGTGGGTCGCTTGCCCGCCAATTATCCAGCTGACACCGTGCTGGATGCGCACGGGCTAGCGGTGGCCCCAGGCTTCTTGGATGTGCACACCCACATTGAGGACGACGAAGTGCGCCAGCCCACGGCGGACAATTTCCTGTACGATGGCGTGACAACGGTTATTACCGGTAACTGCGGCTCCTCACGGCCCGATTTGCGCCGCTACTTCCGGCAGCTGGATAGCCTGCATCTATCCGTAAACGTGGCCTCGTTGGTGGGGCAGGGAACGGTGCGAAAAGCGGTGATGGACCGGGCCCAGCGGCAGCCTGCGGAGGCGGAGCTAACCCGCATGGAGGCATTGGTGGACAGCGCCATGCGCGCCGGAGCAGTGGGCCTGTCGTCGGGGCTGATTTACATTCCGGGTACGTATACCCGTACGCCCGAGCTGGTCCGGCTGGCGCGGGTGGCCGGCCGTTACCACGGCCTCTACGCCACCCACATGCGCAACGAGTCCGACAGCGTCCGGCAGGCCATTCAGGAAGCGCTACAGGTAGGCCGCGAGGCCGGTGTGCCCGTGCAGATTTCCCACCTCAAACTGGGCGGCCAGCAGAACTGGGGCCATACCGATGAGCTGCTCAACCTCATCGAAGCCGCCCGCCAAAGCGGCCAGCAAGTCACCATCGACCAGTATCCATACACGGCCAGCTCCACCAGCCTTAGCACCCTGTTGCCCGATGCCGTGCAGGCCGACGGCCGCGACTCCCTGCGTGCCCGGCTGGCCCGTCCGGCTGTGCGCCGCGCGGTAGAGCAGTTTCTGGTGCAGCGGCTGAAGCGAAAGGGCCTCAGGCATTTCAGCTACGCTGTGGTGGCCAGATTCCCGCCTGAGCCCGGTTACCAGGGCCGCAGTATTGAGGAAATCAACCGCCTGCGCCGCCGCCCGCACACTGCCCGCGCCGAAGCGGCCACCGTGCTGGATGTGGTGCTGCAGTATGATGCCGGCATGGTGTTCCATGGCATGAGCGAAACCGACGTGCAGAACATCATGCGTTACCCCCAGAATATGGTGGCCTCGGATGCCAGCATCCGGGTATGGCAGGAGGGCACGCCGCACCCGCGCGGCTACGGCTCTAACGCCCGCGTGCTGGGCCATTACGTGCGCGAGCTGCGCGTCATCACCCTGGAAGAGGCCATCCGCCGCATGACCAGCCTGCCCGCCCAAACCTTCGGATTCTCCGACCGGGGCCTGCTGCGTCCAGGCTTCGCGGCGGATATTGTGGTATTCGACCCCGCCACGGTGGCCGACAAATCTACGTTTGCACAGCCCCACCAGTATTCGGTGGGCATGCAATACGTGCTGGTTAACGGCCGCCTTACCGTGCGCGAAGGAAAACACACCGGCCAACGTGCCGGGCAGGTGCTCTACGGCCCGGGAAAGCAGTAG
- a CDS encoding alpha-amylase family glycosyl hydrolase gives MSAEEPLHLQSHLFRVRHPEWAAHATIYEVNLRNFTPEGTFRAFEAHLPRLAAMGISIVWLMPVHPIGQVERKGSLGSQYAVQDYFGVNPEFGTMDDLRHLVQTAHTLGLRVLLDWVANHTSWDNPLVQQHPDWYQHDAHGNLVPPVADWTDVVAFDYSHRELRRYMTDALLYWVREADIDGYRCDVAGLVPTDFWDEARLELDEVKPLFMLAEWDELYPSGGLSWEEFNSDTKLLERAFNMSFGLRLHYLLDHIAEGKAQLADIDVYLAAERAKYPPSVYLMHFTSNHDVNSWDGTEYERLGALALPFAVLTVLLPGMPLVYSGQEAALSRRLQFFDRDTIDWSAIPLQDFYTKLLQLKRRHPALRNGDPASHFRRLPSPEQLYGFLREKEDAAILCVINTEAHETLLTLPAEAAGTWRDVFSGQQLMFQPGDELPVPGHGWRVLERV, from the coding sequence ATGTCTGCCGAAGAACCTTTGCACCTTCAGTCGCACCTGTTTCGGGTGCGCCACCCGGAGTGGGCCGCCCACGCTACCATCTACGAAGTAAACCTGCGCAATTTCACCCCGGAAGGCACCTTCCGGGCCTTTGAGGCGCATTTGCCCCGGCTGGCGGCCATGGGCATCAGCATCGTGTGGCTGATGCCGGTTCACCCCATCGGGCAGGTGGAACGTAAGGGCAGCCTGGGCAGCCAGTACGCGGTGCAGGACTATTTTGGGGTGAACCCGGAGTTCGGAACGATGGACGATTTGCGCCACCTGGTACAAACTGCCCACACCCTGGGCCTGCGCGTGCTGCTGGATTGGGTAGCCAACCACACCAGCTGGGACAATCCGCTGGTACAGCAGCACCCCGACTGGTACCAGCACGACGCCCACGGCAACCTCGTGCCGCCCGTGGCCGACTGGACAGACGTAGTAGCCTTCGACTATTCGCACCGGGAGTTGCGCCGCTACATGACCGATGCGCTGCTCTACTGGGTGCGCGAGGCCGACATCGACGGCTACCGCTGCGACGTGGCCGGGCTGGTACCCACCGATTTCTGGGACGAGGCCCGCCTGGAGCTGGATGAGGTGAAGCCGCTGTTCATGCTGGCTGAGTGGGACGAGCTGTACCCCTCGGGCGGCCTGAGCTGGGAGGAGTTCAACTCCGACACCAAGCTGCTGGAGCGGGCCTTCAACATGAGCTTCGGCCTGCGCCTGCACTACCTGCTCGACCACATTGCCGAAGGCAAAGCCCAACTGGCGGACATCGACGTGTACCTGGCAGCCGAGCGGGCCAAGTACCCGCCCTCAGTCTACCTGATGCACTTCACCAGCAACCACGACGTGAACAGCTGGGACGGCACCGAGTACGAGCGGCTGGGGGCGCTGGCCTTGCCGTTTGCGGTGCTCACGGTGCTGCTGCCCGGCATGCCGCTGGTGTACTCGGGCCAGGAAGCCGCCCTCAGCCGCCGCCTGCAGTTCTTTGACCGGGATACGATTGACTGGTCGGCCATTCCGCTCCAGGATTTCTACACAAAGCTGCTCCAACTCAAGCGCCGCCACCCGGCCCTGCGCAACGGCGACCCGGCCAGCCACTTCCGGCGCCTCCCCAGCCCGGAGCAGCTGTATGGCTTCCTGCGCGAGAAAGAAGACGCGGCTATCCTCTGCGTTATCAACACCGAAGCCCACGAAACGCTGCTTACGCTGCCCGCCGAAGCCGCTGGCACTTGGCGGGACGTGTTCAGCGGCCAGCAATTGATGTTCCAGCCCGGCGACGAGCTACCGGTGCCCGGCCACGGCTGGCGCGTGCTGGAAAGGGTGTAA
- a CDS encoding serine hydrolase, translating to MKTRFHSLYAGLFGGTLALLLGLSTPATAQTATPDSVDMLVQQAMRQLRIPGLQLAVVRHGQVVKLGQYGLANVQDSVPVTGQTRFFLNSITKAFVGVAVMQLVEAGKLDLSAPIGRYQPELPATWHPVTVRQLLTHMSGLPDIMGEDALVTENNEAAAWQLVQQQPLEFKPGEGFAYNQTNYLLLGRLITQLSGQPFAEFIQQRQLDVVKMPRTSFGDAHNVLPHLARGYTFTHYQNGAPRRGKELRNLFEVFPPSLRTAAGMSSTAQEVARWLVALQQGQMLQPQSLTTLWTPGRLTDGSTRSFGGKLNGYALGWPTAGRPEHPAVAPVGGGRSAVFVYPQDELAIVVLTNLQGANPERFMDALAACYLPDMRVADGFGLPPTLRTLHRTLRQRGFSHLQEEVKKACRQNPGYELPETAINAWGYSLVELGQLTDALAVFQLNVQLYPQSANTYDSLAETYAALGNKKLAAQHYSRALALNPKNRTAAEYLKQ from the coding sequence ATGAAAACGCGTTTCCACTCCCTATACGCCGGCCTCTTCGGCGGCACCCTGGCCCTGCTGCTGGGCCTTTCTACCCCCGCCACCGCTCAAACCGCTACCCCCGACAGCGTGGATATGCTAGTGCAGCAGGCCATGCGGCAGCTGCGTATTCCGGGCCTGCAGCTGGCGGTGGTACGCCACGGGCAGGTAGTGAAGCTGGGACAGTACGGCCTGGCCAACGTGCAGGACTCGGTGCCGGTGACGGGGCAGACGCGCTTCTTCCTCAACTCCATTACCAAGGCCTTCGTGGGCGTGGCGGTGATGCAGCTGGTGGAAGCCGGCAAGCTGGACCTCAGCGCGCCCATCGGCCGCTACCAACCCGAGCTACCCGCCACTTGGCACCCGGTAACAGTGCGGCAGCTGCTCACCCACATGTCCGGTCTGCCCGATATCATGGGCGAGGACGCCTTGGTGACGGAAAACAACGAGGCAGCGGCCTGGCAGCTGGTGCAGCAGCAACCGTTGGAGTTCAAGCCCGGGGAAGGGTTTGCCTACAACCAGACCAACTACCTGCTGCTGGGCCGTCTCATCACCCAGCTCAGCGGGCAGCCGTTTGCCGAATTCATTCAGCAGCGGCAGCTCGATGTGGTGAAAATGCCCCGCACCAGCTTCGGCGACGCCCACAACGTATTGCCCCACCTGGCCCGCGGCTATACCTTCACGCACTATCAGAATGGGGCACCGCGCCGGGGCAAGGAGCTGCGCAACCTGTTTGAGGTGTTTCCGCCCTCATTGCGCACGGCAGCCGGCATGAGCTCCACAGCCCAGGAAGTAGCCCGCTGGCTGGTGGCTCTGCAACAGGGCCAAATGCTGCAGCCCCAAAGCCTGACCACGCTCTGGACGCCGGGTCGCCTTACTGATGGCTCCACCCGAAGCTTCGGGGGCAAGCTGAACGGCTACGCGTTGGGCTGGCCCACGGCCGGGCGCCCCGAGCACCCCGCCGTGGCCCCGGTGGGCGGGGGCCGCTCGGCCGTGTTTGTGTACCCCCAGGACGAGCTGGCCATTGTGGTGCTGACCAACCTGCAAGGGGCCAATCCCGAGCGGTTCATGGATGCCCTGGCCGCCTGCTACCTGCCCGATATGCGCGTGGCCGACGGCTTTGGCCTGCCCCCCACTCTGCGCACATTGCACCGCACACTCCGCCAGCGGGGCTTTTCTCATCTCCAGGAAGAAGTCAAGAAAGCCTGCCGCCAGAACCCCGGCTACGAACTGCCTGAAACAGCCATCAACGCCTGGGGCTACTCCCTGGTGGAGTTGGGCCAGCTCACCGACGCCCTGGCCGTATTCCAGCTCAATGTGCAGCTCTACCCGCAAAGCGCCAATACTTACGATAGCCTGGCCGAAACCTACGCCGCCCTCGGCAATAAGAAACTGGCCGCCCAGCACTACAGCCGCGCCCTGGCCCTGAACCCCAAAAACCGCACCGCCGCCGAGTATCTGAAGCAGTAG